The Arthrobacter burdickii genome window below encodes:
- a CDS encoding polyribonucleotide nucleotidyltransferase: MEGPEIQFAEAVIDNGRFGTRTVRFETGRLAQQAAGSAMVYIDEDTALLSATTAGKSPREGFDFFPLTVDVEERMYAAGRIPGSFFRREGRPSTEAILACRLMDRPLRPAFVKGLRNEVQVVVTVLAINPDVRYDVVAINAASMSTQLSGLPFSGPIGGVRVALVSDGSGNDQWIAFPKHSELENSVFDMVVAGRIAGDDVAIMMVEAEATDNSWNLIKENGATAPTEEVVADGLEAAKPFIRALCEAQADLAGRAAKPTVEFPVFLDYQDDVYAAIESAGAEKLSQVFQIADKQERGSATDALKSELMDALGSQFEGRENELSAAFRSLTKAVVRQRILKDQVRIDGRGLSDIRKLTAEVEVLPRVHGSAIFERGETQIMGVTTLNMLKMEQQIDSLSPVTRKRYMHNYNFPPYSTGETGRVGSPKRREIGHGALAERALVPVLPSREEFPYAIRQVSEALGSNGSTSMGSVCASTLSLLNAGVPLRAPVAGIAMGLVSDVVDGQTRYAALTDILGAEDAFGDMDFKVAGTSEFVTAIQLDTKLDGIPASVLAAALKQAREARLHILGVLQAAIDTPDELSEFAPRIISVKIPVDKIGEVIGPKGKMINQIQEDTGADISIEDDGTVLIGATNGESAEAARAAVNAIANPQVPEIGERYLGTVVKTTTFGAFVSLTPGKDGLLHISELRKLAGGKRVDNVDEIVSVGQKVQVEITKIDDRGKLSLSPVVAEDASEPSEDAGIELPEVAESDA, translated from the coding sequence TTGGAGGGTCCCGAAATTCAGTTCGCCGAAGCAGTGATCGACAACGGTCGCTTCGGAACACGCACGGTCCGGTTCGAGACCGGACGCCTCGCCCAGCAGGCCGCCGGCTCCGCCATGGTCTACATCGACGAGGACACCGCACTGCTCTCGGCCACCACGGCGGGCAAGTCCCCCCGCGAAGGCTTCGACTTCTTCCCGCTGACGGTCGACGTCGAAGAGCGCATGTACGCCGCGGGCCGCATCCCGGGCTCGTTCTTCCGCCGCGAGGGCCGTCCCTCCACGGAGGCCATCCTGGCCTGCCGCCTGATGGACCGTCCCCTCCGCCCCGCGTTCGTCAAGGGCCTGCGCAACGAGGTCCAGGTCGTCGTGACCGTCCTCGCGATCAACCCTGACGTCCGCTACGACGTCGTGGCCATCAACGCCGCGTCCATGTCGACGCAGCTGTCCGGCCTGCCCTTCTCCGGACCGATCGGCGGCGTCCGCGTGGCCCTCGTCTCGGACGGCAGTGGCAACGACCAGTGGATCGCCTTCCCGAAGCACTCGGAGCTCGAGAACTCCGTCTTCGACATGGTGGTCGCCGGGCGCATCGCCGGGGACGACGTCGCGATCATGATGGTCGAGGCCGAGGCCACCGACAACTCGTGGAACCTGATCAAGGAGAACGGCGCGACCGCTCCCACGGAGGAGGTCGTGGCCGACGGCCTCGAGGCCGCCAAGCCGTTCATCCGTGCCCTGTGCGAGGCGCAGGCCGACCTCGCCGGGCGCGCCGCCAAGCCGACCGTCGAGTTCCCCGTCTTCCTCGACTACCAGGACGACGTCTACGCCGCCATCGAGTCGGCCGGCGCGGAGAAGCTGTCCCAGGTCTTCCAGATCGCGGACAAGCAGGAGCGCGGAAGCGCCACCGACGCCCTCAAGTCCGAGCTCATGGACGCCCTCGGCAGCCAGTTCGAGGGACGCGAGAACGAGCTGTCCGCAGCGTTCCGCTCGCTCACCAAGGCCGTCGTGCGCCAGCGCATCCTCAAGGACCAGGTCCGCATCGACGGCCGTGGCCTGAGCGATATCCGCAAGCTCACCGCCGAGGTCGAGGTCCTGCCGCGCGTGCACGGTTCAGCGATCTTCGAGCGCGGCGAGACCCAGATCATGGGTGTCACCACGCTGAACATGCTCAAGATGGAGCAGCAGATCGACTCGCTGTCGCCCGTCACGCGCAAGCGCTACATGCACAACTACAACTTCCCGCCGTACTCCACCGGTGAGACCGGCCGCGTCGGTTCGCCGAAGCGCCGCGAGATCGGCCACGGAGCACTGGCAGAGCGCGCCCTCGTGCCCGTCCTGCCGAGCCGCGAGGAGTTCCCCTACGCGATCCGCCAGGTGTCCGAGGCCCTCGGCTCGAACGGTTCGACGTCGATGGGCTCGGTCTGCGCCTCGACGCTGTCCCTGCTCAACGCCGGTGTGCCACTCCGCGCGCCCGTCGCCGGTATCGCCATGGGCCTCGTGTCCGACGTCGTCGACGGCCAGACGCGCTACGCGGCACTGACCGACATCCTCGGCGCCGAAGACGCGTTCGGTGACATGGACTTCAAGGTCGCCGGTACGTCGGAGTTCGTCACGGCGATCCAGCTCGACACCAAGCTCGACGGCATCCCCGCCTCGGTGCTCGCTGCCGCGCTGAAGCAGGCCCGCGAAGCACGCCTGCACATCCTCGGCGTCCTGCAGGCCGCGATCGACACCCCGGACGAGCTCTCCGAGTTCGCACCGCGGATCATCTCGGTCAAGATCCCCGTGGACAAGATCGGCGAGGTCATCGGCCCCAAGGGCAAGATGATCAACCAGATCCAGGAGGACACCGGAGCCGACATCTCGATCGAGGACGACGGCACCGTGCTGATCGGCGCCACGAACGGCGAGTCGGCCGAGGCTGCGCGCGCGGCGGTCAACGCCATCGCCAACCCGCAGGTCCCCGAGATCGGTGAGCGCTACCTGGGCACGGTCGTCAAGACCACGACCTTCGGCGCCTTCGTCTCGCTGACCCCGGGCAAGGACGGCCTGCTGCACATCTCCGAGCTGCGCAAGCTCGCCGGTGGCAAGCGTGTCGACAACGTCGACGAGATCGTCTCCGTGGGCCAGAAGGTCCAGGTCGAGATCACGAAGATCGATGACCGCGGAAAGCTCTCGCTCTCGCCCGTCGTCGCCGAGGACGCCTCCGAGCCGTCCGAGGACGCCGGCATCGAGCTGCCCGAGGTCGCAGAGAGCGACGCCTAG
- a CDS encoding M16 family metallopeptidase translates to MPLSSIVSLPLLPTPRPGSNGSDPTFVAGDPGGNVVRRSVLPGGVRVLTEAMPGQRSATIGFWVGVGSRDEAEGQHGSTHFLEHLLFKGTERRSAMDIASAFDEVGGESNAATAKENTCYYARVLDSDLPMAIDVIADMVTSAVLDPDELEQERDVILEEIAMDSDDPADVAHEKFVELVLGDHPLGRPIGGTPEAIRAVPRDSVLAHYRRYYTPAELVVTAAGGLDHDVVCRLVQEALVSAGWALEEGALPVPRRAATEVPVQGATGVHVIRRAVEQSNILIGCPSLTATDERRFAMSVLNAVLGGGMSSRLFQEVREKRGLVYSTYSFSAAYADAGYFGMYAGCSPAKTGQVIDLLGAELDRLAAGGIDAEELRKAIGQLSGGLVMALEDSSSRMSRLGRSELVSGEFVDMDASLDRIRSVTAEEVQALAQELAAAPRTTVVVGPFDSDADFTR, encoded by the coding sequence ATGCCCCTGTCCTCCATAGTGTCCCTGCCCCTGCTGCCGACGCCCCGTCCCGGCAGCAACGGCTCCGATCCCACCTTCGTGGCCGGGGATCCGGGCGGCAATGTGGTCCGGCGCAGTGTCCTCCCCGGCGGTGTGCGCGTGCTGACCGAGGCGATGCCCGGGCAGCGTTCGGCGACGATCGGGTTCTGGGTCGGCGTCGGCTCACGGGACGAGGCGGAGGGCCAGCACGGCTCCACCCATTTCCTCGAGCACCTGCTGTTCAAGGGCACCGAGCGCCGCAGCGCCATGGACATCGCGTCCGCCTTCGACGAGGTCGGCGGCGAGTCCAACGCCGCGACGGCGAAGGAGAACACCTGCTACTACGCGAGGGTGCTCGACTCCGACCTGCCGATGGCCATCGACGTCATCGCGGACATGGTCACCTCCGCGGTCCTCGACCCCGACGAACTCGAGCAGGAGCGGGACGTGATCCTCGAGGAGATCGCGATGGACAGCGACGACCCCGCCGATGTCGCCCACGAGAAGTTCGTCGAGCTGGTGCTGGGGGACCACCCGCTCGGACGCCCGATCGGCGGTACCCCCGAGGCCATCCGGGCCGTACCCCGGGACTCCGTCCTCGCCCACTACCGGCGGTACTACACGCCCGCGGAACTGGTCGTGACCGCGGCCGGCGGGCTGGACCACGACGTGGTCTGCCGGCTCGTGCAGGAAGCCCTCGTGTCCGCCGGGTGGGCGCTGGAGGAGGGGGCCCTGCCCGTTCCCCGCCGTGCTGCCACCGAGGTCCCGGTCCAGGGGGCGACGGGCGTGCACGTGATCCGCAGGGCCGTGGAGCAGTCGAACATCCTCATCGGCTGCCCGTCCCTCACCGCGACCGACGAGCGCCGCTTCGCCATGAGCGTCCTGAACGCTGTCCTGGGCGGCGGCATGTCCTCCCGCCTGTTCCAGGAGGTCCGCGAGAAGCGCGGCCTCGTGTACTCCACCTACTCCTTCTCCGCCGCCTACGCCGACGCAGGCTACTTCGGGATGTACGCGGGGTGCTCGCCGGCCAAGACGGGGCAGGTCATCGACCTCCTCGGCGCGGAACTCGACCGGCTGGCAGCGGGCGGCATCGACGCCGAGGAACTGCGCAAGGCGATCGGGCAGCTCTCCGGCGGGCTCGTCATGGCACTGGAGGACAGCAGCTCCCGCATGTCGCGGCTGGGCCGGTCGGAGCTGGTGTCCGGCGAGTTCGTCGACATGGACGCCTCCCTCGACCGCATCCGCTCCGTGACGGCCGAGGAGGTCCAGGCGCTGGCGCAGGAGCTCGCGGCCGCTCCGCGGACCACTGTCGTCGTCGGACCGTTCGACTCCGACGCCGACTTCACTCGCTAG
- a CDS encoding MoaD/ThiS family protein has product MLVRYFGAAKAASGVDEERLPGGRTLAVVLADLRERPAVPGGPSLAKVLDRSSFLLNEIALRDPSTVLRDGDVLDILPPFAGG; this is encoded by the coding sequence GTGCTCGTGAGGTACTTCGGAGCGGCCAAGGCCGCCTCGGGCGTCGATGAGGAACGCCTGCCGGGCGGGCGCACCCTCGCCGTCGTGCTCGCCGACCTGCGGGAACGTCCGGCCGTGCCGGGCGGGCCGTCGCTCGCGAAGGTCCTGGACCGCAGCAGCTTCCTGCTGAACGAGATCGCGCTCCGCGACCCCTCGACCGTCCTGCGCGACGGCGACGTGCTGGACATCCTCCCGCCCTTCGCCGGGGGTTAG
- the moaA gene encoding GTP 3',8-cyclase MoaA, with amino-acid sequence MGIQLGMPGPARGAQASGLLDAHGRQATDMRLSLTDKCNLRCTYCMPAEGLNWLQKDQVLSRAEIVRLVRIGVDELGIRELRLTGGEPLVRADLLEIIRDIRAAHPELPISMTTNALGLDRRAVQLKEAGLTRINVSMDSLHPGTFAQLTRRPFLDRVLRGIEAAADAGLGLVKINAVLMRGINDHEAPDLVEWAVARGFELRFIEQMPLDADHGWTREGMVTAAEMRALVETRFVLTPDPRNRDGAPAERWEVRARSAPDVVLGTVGIIASVTEPFCADCRRTRVTAEGKVMSCLFSREETDLRDLLRSDAGDAAVAQRWRDAMWLKPRAHGMDHTGLGAVDFVQPDRSMSAIGG; translated from the coding sequence ATGGGAATCCAACTGGGAATGCCGGGACCCGCCCGCGGGGCTCAGGCCTCCGGCCTCCTGGACGCCCACGGCAGGCAGGCGACGGACATGCGCCTGTCGCTCACAGACAAGTGCAACCTGCGCTGCACCTACTGCATGCCCGCAGAGGGCCTCAACTGGCTCCAGAAGGACCAGGTCCTGTCCCGTGCCGAGATCGTGCGCCTGGTCCGCATCGGCGTCGACGAGCTCGGGATCCGGGAGCTGCGGCTCACGGGCGGGGAACCGCTGGTCCGGGCCGACCTGCTCGAGATCATCCGGGACATCCGCGCCGCCCACCCCGAGCTGCCCATCTCGATGACGACCAACGCGCTGGGCCTCGACCGCCGCGCTGTCCAGCTGAAGGAGGCTGGGCTCACGCGCATCAATGTCTCCATGGATTCGCTGCACCCCGGGACCTTCGCCCAGCTGACCCGCCGGCCGTTCCTCGACCGCGTGCTGCGCGGCATCGAGGCGGCCGCCGACGCCGGCCTCGGGCTCGTCAAGATCAACGCGGTGCTGATGCGCGGCATCAACGACCACGAAGCGCCCGACCTCGTGGAGTGGGCGGTGGCGCGGGGCTTCGAACTGCGGTTCATCGAGCAGATGCCCCTGGACGCCGATCACGGCTGGACCAGGGAGGGCATGGTGACGGCCGCCGAGATGCGCGCACTCGTCGAGACCCGCTTCGTCCTGACCCCTGATCCCCGCAACCGCGACGGCGCCCCCGCGGAACGGTGGGAGGTACGGGCCAGGTCCGCCCCCGACGTCGTCCTCGGCACGGTGGGCATCATCGCATCGGTGACCGAGCCGTTCTGCGCGGACTGCCGCCGCACGCGCGTCACGGCGGAGGGCAAGGTCATGAGCTGCCTGTTCTCGCGCGAGGAGACGGACCTGAGGGACCTGCTGCGGTCCGATGCGGGAGACGCGGCCGTAGCCCAGCGCTGGCGCGACGCCATGTGGCTCAAGCCCCGGGCCCATGGCATGGACCACACGGGCCTCGGCGCCGTGGACTTCGTCCAGCCGGACCGATCGATGAGTGCCATCGGTGGCTGA
- a CDS encoding molybdopterin-dependent oxidoreductase, producing the protein MRRRTWAAASGALAVGLGVIAGELAAAALSPSVTPVSAVGSSVIDLLPPGVKDWAIAWFGTADKAVLLATIAVLIAGIAVAAGVLEYRRAFAGRAIVIGFGVVGVVAVASRPQSSLVSFAGPVVAAVVAVLVLGALVRALRAWARSDTGAGTDHGNSSPARRRFLQGAGGAAVVAAATGAAATAVRSSQSTVTVQRSSIALPAPTEAAVPPPEGSFVPEGADLGIDGLSDLVTASDDFYRIDTALVVPVVDPARWSLKVTGLVEREVVITFDELLALPLIERHVTLACVSNPVGGDLTGTARWLGFPVRELLARAGVRPEADMVLSRSVDGFTAGTPLEALTDGRDALLAVGMNGEPLPIEHGFPVRLVVPGLYGFVSATKWVEELKVTRFADDTAYWSTRGWSERGPVKTSSRIDVPRASASVPAGDVVVGGVAWAQQRGIGAVEVRVDGGPWQRATLARPISADTWCQYSATLQLGAGRHTVQARATDRKGGVQSDAVVDPAPDGAEGLHTVTFTVT; encoded by the coding sequence ATGCGGCGGCGGACATGGGCTGCGGCCTCAGGAGCCCTCGCGGTGGGCCTGGGCGTGATCGCCGGAGAACTGGCGGCAGCCGCCCTGAGCCCCTCCGTCACCCCGGTCAGCGCGGTCGGCTCGTCCGTGATCGATCTCCTGCCCCCGGGGGTGAAGGACTGGGCCATCGCCTGGTTCGGAACCGCGGACAAGGCCGTCCTGCTGGCCACGATCGCCGTCCTCATCGCCGGGATCGCCGTCGCCGCTGGCGTGCTCGAGTACCGCCGCGCCTTCGCGGGACGGGCGATCGTCATCGGGTTCGGAGTCGTCGGCGTGGTCGCGGTGGCATCGCGGCCGCAGTCCTCCCTCGTGTCCTTCGCAGGGCCGGTCGTCGCCGCGGTGGTGGCGGTGCTCGTCCTGGGCGCCCTGGTGCGGGCGCTCCGCGCGTGGGCCCGGAGCGACACCGGCGCGGGAACCGACCACGGAAACTCCTCCCCGGCCCGCCGCCGGTTCCTGCAGGGAGCCGGCGGCGCCGCCGTCGTCGCAGCCGCCACGGGGGCCGCCGCGACAGCCGTGCGCTCGTCGCAGTCCACCGTCACGGTGCAGCGCTCCTCGATCGCCCTTCCTGCGCCCACGGAGGCCGCCGTCCCACCACCGGAGGGGTCATTCGTACCGGAGGGAGCGGACCTCGGCATCGACGGGCTGAGCGACCTCGTGACGGCCTCCGACGACTTCTACCGCATCGACACGGCCCTCGTGGTGCCCGTCGTGGACCCGGCACGCTGGTCCCTGAAGGTCACGGGGCTCGTGGAGCGCGAGGTCGTGATCACGTTCGACGAGCTGCTCGCACTGCCCCTGATCGAGCGCCATGTCACGCTCGCCTGCGTGTCCAACCCCGTGGGCGGGGACCTCACGGGCACCGCGCGCTGGCTCGGCTTTCCGGTCCGGGAGCTCCTCGCACGGGCAGGAGTACGCCCCGAAGCGGACATGGTCCTCTCGCGGAGCGTGGACGGCTTCACCGCGGGCACACCGCTCGAAGCCCTGACGGACGGGCGGGACGCCCTCCTCGCGGTCGGCATGAACGGAGAGCCCCTGCCGATCGAGCACGGCTTCCCGGTCCGGCTCGTGGTCCCGGGCCTCTACGGCTTCGTGTCCGCGACCAAATGGGTGGAGGAGCTCAAGGTGACCCGCTTCGCCGACGACACTGCGTACTGGTCCACGCGCGGCTGGTCCGAGCGGGGCCCCGTGAAGACCTCGTCCCGCATCGACGTCCCGCGGGCGAGCGCGAGCGTTCCCGCCGGCGACGTGGTCGTCGGGGGAGTCGCCTGGGCGCAACAGCGGGGCATCGGGGCCGTCGAGGTGCGGGTCGACGGCGGCCCGTGGCAGCGAGCCACCCTCGCCAGGCCCATCTCCGCCGACACCTGGTGCCAGTACAGCGCGACCCTGCAGTTGGGCGCCGGCCGGCACACCGTGCAGGCCCGCGCCACGGACCGGAAGGGCGGGGTGCAGTCCGACGCCGTCGTGGACCCTGCCCCGGACGGCGCCGAGGGACTGCACACGGTAACGTTCACGGTGACCTAG
- a CDS encoding molybdopterin molybdotransferase MoeA — protein sequence MRRTVAEHQAAVAGLLRSGYDAGRPEVLPLADALGRTLAEDVRAPVSLPPFDNSQMDGYAVHAADLADPCALVVAEAIPAGSVPPALERGTAAPIMTGAMLPPGAAAVVPIERADPPRFYSAAERAGGATVTLPRGVEAGLFVRRAGSDIPEGETALPAGTFLGPAQLGLLAGCGVGRVPVRPRFRVLLLSTGDEVAEPGAPLAPGTIYDANTTLLEAALRDAGADVTRHRLLGDDPAVLRDAFAAIPSGSTDLVLSTGGISQGAYEVVKQALTGSSVEFSSVALQPGGPQACGTISGVPFLGFPGNPVSALVSFEMFLRPALSRVAGSPAPRLVLDAVLVEDVRSPEAKHQVRRGLYRNGEVALVGGPGSHLLHALAASNCLVHLPEGVGSLAEGDSVEVTLIGPVPQDPFAAQDVPVTGLPVPD from the coding sequence ATGAGAAGAACCGTCGCCGAACACCAGGCCGCCGTCGCCGGGCTCCTGCGCAGCGGGTACGACGCCGGCCGCCCGGAGGTGCTCCCTCTCGCCGACGCGCTCGGCCGCACCCTGGCCGAGGACGTGCGTGCGCCGGTGAGCCTGCCGCCGTTCGACAACTCGCAGATGGACGGGTACGCGGTCCACGCCGCCGACCTCGCCGACCCGTGCGCGCTGGTGGTGGCGGAGGCCATCCCCGCGGGGTCCGTACCGCCCGCCCTGGAGCGCGGCACGGCAGCGCCGATCATGACGGGCGCGATGCTGCCTCCCGGTGCTGCCGCCGTCGTTCCCATCGAACGCGCGGATCCTCCCCGGTTCTACTCCGCCGCAGAGCGCGCGGGCGGCGCGACCGTGACACTTCCCCGCGGCGTCGAGGCGGGACTGTTCGTGCGCCGGGCCGGCAGCGACATCCCCGAGGGCGAGACCGCACTCCCGGCGGGGACGTTCCTCGGGCCGGCGCAGCTGGGGCTGCTCGCGGGCTGCGGTGTGGGCAGAGTCCCGGTCCGCCCGCGCTTCCGCGTGCTGCTCCTCTCCACGGGTGACGAGGTCGCCGAGCCCGGCGCCCCGCTCGCTCCGGGCACCATCTACGACGCCAACACCACGCTGCTCGAGGCAGCCCTGCGTGATGCGGGGGCCGACGTCACCCGCCACCGCCTCCTCGGCGACGACCCCGCCGTCCTCCGGGACGCGTTCGCCGCCATCCCGTCCGGCAGCACCGACCTCGTGCTCAGCACGGGCGGGATCAGCCAGGGAGCGTACGAGGTGGTGAAGCAGGCCCTGACAGGCAGCAGCGTGGAGTTCTCCTCGGTCGCCCTGCAGCCCGGCGGGCCGCAGGCCTGCGGCACCATCTCCGGCGTGCCGTTCCTCGGGTTCCCCGGCAACCCGGTGAGCGCCCTGGTCTCCTTCGAGATGTTCCTCCGCCCGGCTCTCTCCCGGGTGGCCGGGTCCCCGGCCCCCCGCCTCGTCCTCGACGCCGTCCTGGTCGAGGACGTCCGGAGCCCGGAGGCCAAGCACCAGGTCCGGCGCGGCCTCTACCGGAACGGCGAGGTCGCGCTGGTGGGCGGCCCGGGCTCCCACCTGCTGCACGCCCTCGCGGCGTCCAACTGCCTGGTCCACCTGCCGGAGGGTGTCGGGTCGCTGGCGGAGGGGGACTCCGTCGAGGTCACGCTCATCGGGCCGGTACCGCAAGATCCCTTCGCCGCCCAGGACGTGCCCGTCACCGGGCTGCCAGTTCCTGATTGA
- the moaC gene encoding cyclic pyranopterin monophosphate synthase MoaC, whose amino-acid sequence MVNPSSAEGLSHVRADGTAHMVDVSGKQATTRQAVAESTLETTPDVVALITEGSLPKGDALAVARIAGILAAKQTSTLIPLCHPLPLAKVTVDFEPDGGTVRIVALVKTTALTGVEMEALTAASVAALTLYDMIKAVDKRAVINGTRVVSKSGGKSGDWSV is encoded by the coding sequence ATCGTGAACCCATCCTCCGCCGAGGGCCTGTCCCACGTCCGCGCGGACGGCACGGCCCACATGGTCGACGTCTCCGGCAAGCAGGCCACCACCCGCCAGGCCGTGGCGGAATCGACCCTCGAGACCACGCCCGACGTCGTCGCCCTCATCACCGAGGGCAGCCTGCCCAAGGGCGACGCCCTCGCCGTCGCGCGGATCGCGGGCATTCTGGCCGCGAAGCAGACCTCCACGCTCATCCCGCTGTGCCACCCCCTCCCGCTCGCCAAGGTGACGGTGGACTTCGAACCCGACGGCGGCACCGTCCGGATCGTCGCCCTCGTCAAGACCACCGCGCTGACCGGCGTCGAGATGGAGGCCCTGACAGCGGCGTCCGTCGCGGCGCTGACCCTCTACGACATGATCAAGGCCGTGGACAAGCGCGCCGTCATCAACGGCACGCGCGTGGTATCGAAGTCCGGCGGCAAGAGTGGAGACTGGAGCGTATGA
- a CDS encoding MogA/MoaB family molybdenum cofactor biosynthesis protein — translation MTTLRPAAVVIASTRAAAGTYEDECGPAIADWLYQHGFAVADAVVVPDGDAVGTAIGAALESRPAVLITSGGTGLSPDDTTPEQTVPYLSRSLPGIMESIRRAGSEKVPTAVLSRGLAGTAGSTFVVNLPGSPGGVRDGLAVLSPLIDHICSQLEGSHDHR, via the coding sequence ATGACAACCCTCCGCCCCGCCGCCGTGGTCATCGCCTCCACCCGCGCCGCCGCCGGCACCTACGAGGACGAGTGCGGGCCCGCCATCGCGGACTGGCTCTACCAGCACGGCTTCGCCGTCGCCGACGCCGTCGTGGTTCCCGACGGCGATGCCGTGGGAACGGCGATCGGCGCCGCCCTGGAGTCCCGGCCGGCGGTGCTCATCACGAGCGGGGGGACGGGGCTGAGTCCCGACGACACCACGCCGGAACAGACCGTGCCCTATCTCTCACGCAGCCTCCCGGGCATCATGGAGTCGATCCGCCGCGCGGGCTCCGAGAAGGTCCCGACCGCCGTCCTCAGCCGCGGCCTCGCCGGCACGGCCGGCTCGACCTTCGTGGTCAACCTCCCGGGTTCGCCCGGAGGCGTCCGCGACGGACTCGCCGTGCTCTCACCCCTCATCGACCACATCTGCTCCCAGCTGGAGGGCTCCCATGACCACCGGTGA
- a CDS encoding molybdenum cofactor biosynthesis protein MoaE produces the protein MTTGEVVHAAVADTPITPDQAHAGVDSPRCGAIVGFSGVVRNHDGGRDVVSLAYSAHPSAERIIREVAEEIASRHDGIRIWVAHRVGPLAIGDQALVAAVGAAHRGEAFRACSDLVDLVKERVPIWKEQFFTDGTVEWVGAGVEQ, from the coding sequence ATGACCACCGGTGAAGTCGTCCACGCAGCCGTCGCGGACACCCCCATCACGCCCGACCAGGCGCACGCAGGCGTCGACTCCCCGCGCTGCGGAGCCATCGTCGGCTTCAGCGGCGTCGTCCGGAACCACGACGGCGGACGCGACGTGGTGTCCCTGGCCTACTCCGCGCATCCGAGCGCCGAGCGCATCATCCGGGAAGTGGCCGAGGAGATCGCTTCCCGCCATGACGGCATCCGGATCTGGGTCGCCCACCGCGTCGGACCCCTCGCGATCGGCGATCAGGCGCTCGTCGCCGCCGTCGGCGCGGCGCACCGCGGCGAGGCGTTCCGGGCGTGCTCGGACCTCGTGGACCTCGTCAAGGAACGCGTCCCCATCTGGAAGGAGCAGTTCTTCACCGACGGCACCGTGGAATGGGTCGGCGCGGGGGTCGAACAGTAG
- the dapB gene encoding 4-hydroxy-tetrahydrodipicolinate reductase: MTELLPVAVLGARGRMGSEAVRAVDAAADLDLVAALGSSDPLETLVSAGARVVVDLTVPDATFDNVAFAVEHGMHAVVGTTGWTPQRLDRLGELLAASPGTGVLIAPNFALGSVLATAFAASAARYFESVEIIELHHPDKVDAPSGTAVRTAQLVSAARAAAGVAEAPDATRDQLDGARGASVDGVPVHSVRLRGLTAHQEVLLGSPGEQLTIRHDSFDRASFMPGVLLGIRSVARYPGLTVGLDGYLDLPGTGR, translated from the coding sequence ATGACTGAACTACTGCCCGTGGCCGTACTGGGCGCCAGGGGGCGCATGGGATCCGAGGCCGTCCGGGCCGTCGACGCAGCCGCCGACCTCGACCTCGTGGCGGCGCTCGGCAGCAGCGACCCGCTCGAGACCCTCGTGTCCGCCGGGGCCCGCGTGGTCGTGGACCTGACCGTCCCGGACGCCACCTTCGACAACGTGGCCTTCGCTGTCGAGCACGGCATGCATGCCGTCGTCGGCACCACCGGCTGGACTCCGCAGCGCCTCGACCGGCTGGGGGAACTCCTGGCCGCCAGCCCCGGTACCGGAGTGTTGATCGCCCCCAACTTCGCGCTCGGCTCGGTCCTCGCCACCGCCTTCGCCGCCAGCGCGGCACGCTACTTCGAATCGGTCGAGATCATCGAACTGCACCACCCGGACAAGGTGGACGCGCCGTCCGGCACCGCCGTCCGGACCGCCCAGCTCGTCTCCGCCGCCCGCGCCGCGGCCGGCGTCGCCGAGGCGCCCGACGCGACCCGGGACCAGCTCGACGGCGCCAGGGGTGCGAGCGTCGACGGCGTCCCCGTCCACTCGGTGCGCCTCCGCGGGCTCACGGCCCACCAGGAGGTCCTGCTCGGGAGCCCGGGGGAGCAGCTCACCATCCGGCACGACTCCTTCGACCGGGCCTCCTTCATGCCCGGCGTACTCCTCGGGATCCGTTCGGTGGCCCGGTATCCCGGCCTGACGGTGGGACTGGACGGCTACCTGGACCTGCCGGGAACCGGCCGATGA
- a CDS encoding tetratricopeptide repeat protein, protein MRTAAGFYRQHKVKLGVLLVTALLVFWLVVSFQRSFLLLGAPEPVAKAIGVGYLLLPCIGAWALIRELLFGAQTQRMARQLESEGGLPVDDLPRTPSGRIVRSAADEAFPAYQAETEADPDNWRSWFRLSYAYDAAGDRKRARRAMRDAGKLYRQGPAGTSR, encoded by the coding sequence ATGAGGACGGCGGCCGGGTTCTACCGGCAGCACAAGGTCAAGCTCGGCGTCCTGCTCGTCACGGCGCTCCTGGTCTTCTGGCTCGTCGTGTCCTTCCAGCGCAGTTTTCTGCTCCTCGGTGCGCCAGAACCGGTGGCCAAGGCGATCGGGGTCGGATACCTGCTCCTGCCGTGCATCGGGGCCTGGGCGCTCATCCGCGAACTCCTCTTCGGAGCGCAGACGCAGCGGATGGCCCGGCAGCTGGAGAGCGAGGGCGGGCTGCCCGTCGACGACCTGCCGAGGACACCCTCGGGCCGAATCGTGCGGTCCGCGGCGGATGAAGCCTTCCCCGCGTACCAGGCCGAGACGGAGGCCGACCCCGACAACTGGCGCAGCTGGTTCCGGCTCTCGTACGCCTACGACGCCGCCGGCGACCGCAAGCGTGCCCGGCGGGCGATGCGCGATGCCGGGAAGCTGTACCGGCAGGGTCCCGCGGGCACGTCCCGCTGA